The genomic segment TAACCGCATTGGCTGCCCACAGCAGCGTGGAGAAACTGGAACAGCAGGCAAGAGAATTTTCTCCCCTGTGTGTTTGCATCTACAACGAAAGGCACTATTCTGACCTGAAGCAGAGGCTTGCGGATACCAGCATCCGGGTTCTGTCCGGTATGGATGGGTTGTGCGAGATCGCACAGCAGAAGGAAGCGGACATCTTTCTCAATTCCGTGGTGGGTATGGTGGGACTGTTGCCTACACTGACCGCCATCGAAGCAGGGAAACCCATCGCCCTTGCCAACAAGGAAACTCTGGTTGCAGGCGGTGCACTGGTCATGGAGGCTGCAAAGCGGAAGCATGTACCCATCTATCCGGTGGATAGTGAACATTCCGCTATTTTTCAGTGTTTGCAGGGAAATCAGCGTTCCCAGCTGCGGAAGATCATCCTCACTGCCTCTGGGGGACCATTTTTCGGAAAGACCCGGGCGGAACTGGAGCATGTAAGCATTGCGCAAGCGCTGAATCACCCGAACTGGAGTATGGGCAGCAAGATCACCATTGACTCCGCCACCTTGATGAACAAGGGGCTGGAGTTTATTGAGGCCAAGTGGCTGTTCGATTTGCAGCCGGATCAGATCGAGATCGTGGTACATCGGCAAAGCGTGGTGCATTCCGCAGTGGAGTATCAGGATTACTCGGTGATTGCACAGCTTGGTGTGCCGGATATGAAAATCCCGATCCAGTATGCTCTGCTGTATCCGGATCGGATGCCTTGCCCCACAAAGCCCCTGTCTTTAACGGATTACGGCACGCTGACCTTTGCAAAACCGGATCTGGAAACCTTTGATTGCCTGCGCACCTGTATTGACGCCATCACCAAGGGCGGCGCATATCCCTGCATTGCCAACGGTGCCAATGAAGCGGCTGTGGCACATTTCCTGGCAGGGGAGATTCCCTTCCTGCGGATCGGCGAACTGGTTGCAGCTGCTGTTGCCCATTTCCCCTTTATGCAGCTGAACTGCTATGAAGATGTCATGCAGGCAGATGCACAGGCTCGGGCATTTGTGGAAGAAAATCTGTTGTGATTCTCCGGGCAGCATGATACAAAGCATGAAAGATGGCACTGCACACATTGAGAAAGGTGTATTATGGTAAAGATCATCCTTGCAATTTTCATTCTGGGCGTGATTGTGGCGCTCCACGAATTCGGACACTTTATTGTTGCCAAACTCTGCGGCATCCGGGTCAACCAGTTTGCCATTGGCATGGGTCCGGCGATTCTGAAAAAACAGTGGGGCGAAACCGAGTATTCCCTCCGGCTGCTGCCAATCGGCGGTTTTTGCGCCATGGAAGGGGAGGATGCGGACAGCGAGGACTCCCGGGCGTTTGGCAAAAAAAGCGTGCCCCGGCGTATGGCGGTTGTGGTTGCAGGTGCGACCATGAACATCCTGCTCGGGTTTGTGCTGCTGATTATTACCACCAGCATGGGTGATGCCATTACCACCACAACCATCAGCCGCTTTCATGCGGACGAAAATGGAAATTCCACTTCCTCCAGTGAAAGCTGCGGTTTGCAGGTGAATGATACCATTGTCCGGATCAACGGCATGCGGATCCTGACGGATACGGATCTTTCCTATAAACTGCAATACACCAACGAAAACGATTTTACAGTGGATGTGCGCCGGAACGGGGAGATTGTGACCCTGGAGCATGTGCGCTTTGAGGATACTGCAACCACCGGCAGGCTGGACTTCTGGGTATACGGTCAGAAAACTACCGTTGGCAACGTGCTTGCCTACGCAGCAAAGGACACCGTGTCCATTGCCCGGATGACCTGGGTGGGACTGCTGGATCTGATCCGTGGAAACGTGGGATTCCACGATATGTCCGGACCGGTAGGCATCGTCAACGCCATTGGAGAGGCTGCAACCATCGGGGAAACCCTCCGGGAGCATGTTATGTCCCTGTTGGCACTGTCCACCCTTGTGACCATCAATCTGGGATTCTGTAATCTGCTGCCTTTACCGGCACTGGATGGGGGAAGACTGGTATTTCTCATCATTGAAGCCATCCGCCGCAAGCCTGTCAAGCCAGAGCATGAGGGCATGGTACATTTGGTAGGCATGGCACTGCTGATGTTGTTGATGCTGGCAGTGACCTATAACGACATTGCAAAACTGATTTGATAAAGGAGAAAAATCATGCGAACAATAAAACCGGTAAAAGTAGGGGATTGCCTGTTGGACGGCAAGCATATTTATATCCAGTCCATGCTGAACCGACGTTCCGATGATATTGCAGGCAGCGTGGAACAGGCGCTTGCCCTGGAACAGGCAGGCTGTGAAATTGTCCGTGCAGCCATTCCGGATATGGACGCAGTCCGGCTGGTGGGAGCGCTGAAGGAAAAACTGCGCATTCCACTGGTGGCGGACATCCACTTTGACTACCGACTTGCCATTGAAGCCGCCGCCGCTGGCGTGGATAAGATCCGGATCAATCCGGGCAACATTGGGGATATGGATCGGGTCAGACAGGTGGTAGAAGCCTGCAAATCCCGGCAGATTCCCATCCGCATCGGGGTCAACTCCGGTTCTCTGGAAAAGGAGCTTTTAGCAAAGTACGGAGCACCTACTCCGGAGGCGCTGGTGGAAAGCGCACTGGGGCATGTGGCGATCCTGAACCGGTTCGATTTTGACGATATCGTGATCTCCATCAAATCCTCCGATGTACCCACCATGATCCGGGCATACCGGCTGGCGGCACAGAAATGTCCTTATCCGCTGCACCTTGGGGTCACGGAAGCGGGCACGGAGCGCATGGGGCTGATCAAATCTGCCATTGGCATCGGCGCTTTGCTGGCGGATGACATCGGGGAAACCATCCGGGTTTCTCTGACGGATGATCCCATCAAGGAAATTGCTGCTGCCCGGGATATTCTCAAGGGCGTGGGCAAGCGGAAGGGTGTACAGATCGTATCCTGTCCCACATGCGGCAGAACCCGGATCGACCTGGTGAAAGCGGCAAAGGAAGTGGAAGCCGCTGTGGCAAACCTGGACAAGGACATTAAGATCGCAGTCATGGGGTGCATCGTCAATGGTCCGGGAGAAGCTCGTGAGGCTGATATCGGCGTGGCAGGCGGCGACGGCTGCGCCGTGATCTTCAAAAAGGATCAGTGCCTGCGCAAGATTCCGGAATCGGAGATCGTGCCGGAACTGTTAAAGGAAATCGAAAAGCTGTAAGGTGATTGCATGGAATTGAAACTGGCTGACTTTTTGGCGGATCTGGCACCGGAACTGCCGGCTGCCGCACTGGAAGGTATGCTCTACCGTCTGACCTATACGGAAAATCGCACGGAAATGACCTTTCATGTGCGGTACGACCAGGTTCTGGATGCAGAAACCATGTTTGCCTTTGAAACGGCACTGGAGCATCGGCTGTCCCTGTCCCGGGTGACCCTTGCCTGCCGGTATGCGCCGGAGCTGTTCACCCTGGAAACAAGCTATTCATCACTGATTTCCCAGCTGAAACGGCGCATGTCCGTGCTCAATGGCTTTCTGGATCATGCCGGAGTGAAACGGGAGGCGGACAAGCTTGCCATTTCTCTGGTGCATGGGGGACGGGAGATCCTGGAGCAAGCCGGATTCTGCCGGGCTTTGAGCATGCTGATTCAGGAGCAGTACGGCTTGCAGCTTCTGGTAGAGCTGTCCGGAGAGAACGCTCCCCCTGCCACCCAGCATGAGGAACTGATCGCAAAGGTTGCAGCAGCCATTCCTCAGCACCGGGATCAACTCACTGCGCCTGCATCCGGCAGTACCGGGAAAGCAGCAGCTCCCAAGGTGGTTGCTGCCAATGCGGCGCTGCTGCATCTGCCCTTTGAGGTCGAAGAAGGCTCTGCCCTGGTGATCCGGGGCGGCACCATCAAGGAACAGCCCATTTCCCTCCAGGAGGCTACCGGCAGACTGGATACCAAGGTGGTGGTATGGGGAGATATTTTCGACATACCAGACCGGAAAGAGGTCAAAAACGGACAGAAAACCATTCTCAGCTATTACATCACCGACTATACCGGCTCCATTATGCTGAAAATGTTCATTGACACTAAAAAGCTGTCCGAAGCAGCATACGACAAGCTGAAAAACGGCTGCACGGTAGTTGCAAAGGGGAATATTGAGTTCGATACCTTTAATAAGGACATCACCATGATGCCCATGGATCTGATGCTGGTGAAGCGGAAGATCCGCATGGACAATGCACCGAAAAAGCGGGTGGAGCTGCACATGCATACTACCATGTCCGCCATGGACGCTGTCAGTTCTGCATCCGATCTCATCGCCCGTGCCCAGGCGTGGGGACATCACGCCATTGCCATTACGGATCACGGAGTAGCTCAGGCGTTCCCGGAAGCCATGAACGCCATCGGCAAAGCGAAGGATTTTAAGGTGATCTACGGCTGTGAGGCGTATGTGGTCAACGACATTGCGGAGCGAAAGATCCTCATCGGGGAAACCGACAAGACCGTCAACGACACGATCATTATTTTTGATGTGGAAACCACTGGACTCAGTGCGGAACGGGATCGGCTCACGGAGATTGGTGCCATCAAGGTCAAGAATATGCGGGTGGCGGACTCCTTTCACACCTATGTGAACCCGGAGCGTCCCATTCCTCCGGAGATCACAGATCTGACCGGAATTCATGAGGGCATGGTAGCAGAAGCTCCAAAGGCGTCCCAGGCGCTGAAAGAATTTTTTGCCTTCTGCGGAGAGGATCCGGTGCTGGTTGCCCATAACGCCCGGTTCGATACCAGCTTTATCGATGCGGCTGCGGGCAGGGCGGGGCAGCGGTACGCTTATGCTTACATAGACAGTCTGGTGCTGTGTCAGGCTATGCTGCCGGATCTTGCAAAGCATAAGCTGAACGTTGTGGCAAAGCACCTGAAGCTGGGGAAGTTTGACCATCACCGGGCAGACAACGACGCAATGATGCTTGCAAAAATCTATCTGGAGCTTGTGGGACGACTGATCACGGAAAAAAAGCTGGAGTATTTGTCGGAGCTGAACACCAAGGTACAGAAGATCGATGCAAGGAAGCTGAAATCCTTCCACCAGATCATTCTGGCGAAAAACCAGACCGGACTAAAAAATCTGTATCGGCTGATCTCCTACGGACACATTGACTGCTTCTACAAAAAGCCCTTGATGCCAAAGTCCCAGCTGCTTAAGTACCATGAGGGATTGCTGTTCGGCAGTGCCTGTGAGGCGGGGGAACTGTTCCGTGCCATGGTGGACGGCAGACCCTATGCGGAATTGCTGGAGCTTGCGAAATTTTATGATTATCTGGAAATCCAGCCTCTGGGAAACAATGCGTTCATGCTCCGGAATGGTACGGCAGAATCTGAAGACGATCTGAAAAACTGGAACCGGATGATCTGTAAGATCGGGGACGATCTGGGATTGCCCGTGGTCGCCACCTGTGACGTGCATTTCATGGATCCCAAGGACGGAAAATACCGGCAGATTTTGATGGCTGGCAATGGCTTTAAGGATGCGGATCAGCAGGCACCCTTGTATCTGCGCACCACTGATGAAATGCTGGAGGAATTCTCTTACCTGGGACAGGAAAAGGCATACGAGGTAGTGGTGGAAAACACAAACCGGATCGCCGATCTCATTGATTTTGTACGTCCCATCCCCAAGGGCACCTTTACCCCGAATATCGAAGGGGCGGAGGAGGATCTGACCCGGATCACCAACAACCGGGCAAGGGAGATCTACGGGGATCCCCTGCCGGAGATCGTGGCTAAGCGGCTGGATCGGGAGCTGTCCTCCATCATCAAGCATGGCTTTTCCGTGCTGTATATTATCGCCCAGAAGCTGGTTTCCAACTCGGAGGAGCATGGCTATCTGGTAGGATCCCGTGGATCCGTTGGCTCCTCCTTTGTGGCATCCATGGCAGGCATTTCGGAGGTCAATCCGCTGGCACCTCACTATGTATGCCCCAAATGCAAGCACAGCGAATTTATCACAGACGGCAGCTATGGCTCCGGTTTTGATCTGCCGGCAAAGAACTGTCCCAACTGCGGCATTGAAATGCGCCGGGATGGGCACGATATTCCCTTTGAAACCTTCCTGGGCTTTGACGGGGACAAGGCGCCGGATATTGATCTGAATTTCTCCGGCGAGTATCAGTCCTCCGCCCACCGGTATACGGAGGAGCTGTTTG from the Ruminococcus champanellensis 18P13 = JCM 17042 genome contains:
- a CDS encoding PolC-type DNA polymerase III, which gives rise to MELKLADFLADLAPELPAAALEGMLYRLTYTENRTEMTFHVRYDQVLDAETMFAFETALEHRLSLSRVTLACRYAPELFTLETSYSSLISQLKRRMSVLNGFLDHAGVKREADKLAISLVHGGREILEQAGFCRALSMLIQEQYGLQLLVELSGENAPPATQHEELIAKVAAAIPQHRDQLTAPASGSTGKAAAPKVVAANAALLHLPFEVEEGSALVIRGGTIKEQPISLQEATGRLDTKVVVWGDIFDIPDRKEVKNGQKTILSYYITDYTGSIMLKMFIDTKKLSEAAYDKLKNGCTVVAKGNIEFDTFNKDITMMPMDLMLVKRKIRMDNAPKKRVELHMHTTMSAMDAVSSASDLIARAQAWGHHAIAITDHGVAQAFPEAMNAIGKAKDFKVIYGCEAYVVNDIAERKILIGETDKTVNDTIIIFDVETTGLSAERDRLTEIGAIKVKNMRVADSFHTYVNPERPIPPEITDLTGIHEGMVAEAPKASQALKEFFAFCGEDPVLVAHNARFDTSFIDAAAGRAGQRYAYAYIDSLVLCQAMLPDLAKHKLNVVAKHLKLGKFDHHRADNDAMMLAKIYLELVGRLITEKKLEYLSELNTKVQKIDARKLKSFHQIILAKNQTGLKNLYRLISYGHIDCFYKKPLMPKSQLLKYHEGLLFGSACEAGELFRAMVDGRPYAELLELAKFYDYLEIQPLGNNAFMLRNGTAESEDDLKNWNRMICKIGDDLGLPVVATCDVHFMDPKDGKYRQILMAGNGFKDADQQAPLYLRTTDEMLEEFSYLGQEKAYEVVVENTNRIADLIDFVRPIPKGTFTPNIEGAEEDLTRITNNRAREIYGDPLPEIVAKRLDRELSSIIKHGFSVLYIIAQKLVSNSEEHGYLVGSRGSVGSSFVASMAGISEVNPLAPHYVCPKCKHSEFITDGSYGSGFDLPAKNCPNCGIEMRRDGHDIPFETFLGFDGDKAPDIDLNFSGEYQSSAHRYTEELFGRANVFKAGTISTVAEKTAFGYAKHFLEDRNESQNPAEENRLAKGCTGVKRTTGQHPGGMVVVPSDYDVYDFTPVQHPADSADSDVITTHFDFHSLHDTILKLDELGHVVPTLYKHLEDLTGIKIADVPTTDPDVIRMCTDVSVLGVTKEDVYCPTGSLGIPEMGTNFTIGMLMDAKPTKFSDFLQISGLSHGTDVWLGNAKDLIENKTCTISEVIGTRDSIMTYLLYKGVEPKQAFQIMEDTRKGKAPKTFTPERIQMLKDHNVPQWYIDSCLKIKYMFPKAHAAAYVIAAIKLGWFKLHKPLEFYSTYFTVRGGDFDADLAVRGIAAVRNRIEELRALGNDRSKKENDLYDILLIVNEMMSRGYEFLPIDLYKSHAVKYLIEDGKIRIPFGALSGVGEAAAMSLYETAQARDFVSIEEFQNKCGASKTIVDTLESIGALGALPKSSQMTLF
- a CDS encoding 1-deoxy-D-xylulose-5-phosphate reductoisomerase, with the protein product MKSVALLGSTGSIGTQALEVARQHKLNITALAAHSSVEKLEQQAREFSPLCVCIYNERHYSDLKQRLADTSIRVLSGMDGLCEIAQQKEADIFLNSVVGMVGLLPTLTAIEAGKPIALANKETLVAGGALVMEAAKRKHVPIYPVDSEHSAIFQCLQGNQRSQLRKIILTASGGPFFGKTRAELEHVSIAQALNHPNWSMGSKITIDSATLMNKGLEFIEAKWLFDLQPDQIEIVVHRQSVVHSAVEYQDYSVIAQLGVPDMKIPIQYALLYPDRMPCPTKPLSLTDYGTLTFAKPDLETFDCLRTCIDAITKGGAYPCIANGANEAAVAHFLAGEIPFLRIGELVAAAVAHFPFMQLNCYEDVMQADAQARAFVEENLL
- a CDS encoding M50 family metallopeptidase, producing the protein MVKIILAIFILGVIVALHEFGHFIVAKLCGIRVNQFAIGMGPAILKKQWGETEYSLRLLPIGGFCAMEGEDADSEDSRAFGKKSVPRRMAVVVAGATMNILLGFVLLIITTSMGDAITTTTISRFHADENGNSTSSSESCGLQVNDTIVRINGMRILTDTDLSYKLQYTNENDFTVDVRRNGEIVTLEHVRFEDTATTGRLDFWVYGQKTTVGNVLAYAAKDTVSIARMTWVGLLDLIRGNVGFHDMSGPVGIVNAIGEAATIGETLREHVMSLLALSTLVTINLGFCNLLPLPALDGGRLVFLIIEAIRRKPVKPEHEGMVHLVGMALLMLLMLAVTYNDIAKLI
- the ispG gene encoding flavodoxin-dependent (E)-4-hydroxy-3-methylbut-2-enyl-diphosphate synthase, with amino-acid sequence MRTIKPVKVGDCLLDGKHIYIQSMLNRRSDDIAGSVEQALALEQAGCEIVRAAIPDMDAVRLVGALKEKLRIPLVADIHFDYRLAIEAAAAGVDKIRINPGNIGDMDRVRQVVEACKSRQIPIRIGVNSGSLEKELLAKYGAPTPEALVESALGHVAILNRFDFDDIVISIKSSDVPTMIRAYRLAAQKCPYPLHLGVTEAGTERMGLIKSAIGIGALLADDIGETIRVSLTDDPIKEIAAARDILKGVGKRKGVQIVSCPTCGRTRIDLVKAAKEVEAAVANLDKDIKIAVMGCIVNGPGEAREADIGVAGGDGCAVIFKKDQCLRKIPESEIVPELLKEIEKL